Proteins encoded by one window of Bryobacteraceae bacterium:
- a CDS encoding SDR family oxidoreductase, with the protein MIGRLEGLTAVVTGGGRGIGAEIARRFSAEGAAVVVADIDLPAAEQVAATCSRAIAVSCDVASAGQVDGMFARAEESLGGVDILINNAYWSTGDTTISELDEGVWDRTVDVCMKGPFLCTRRAIPAMKRRGGGSIVTISSVNALYGVGETAYTAAKGGLIAMMRLVAAEYGRFGIRSNVICPGTIATETCMEYWSRYPEGFATLRDMYPLGRIGQPGDVAAYALFLASAESAFVTGSVAVVDGGLLAGRNLTADAGEDHSE; encoded by the coding sequence ATGATCGGCCGGCTGGAAGGACTCACGGCCGTGGTAACCGGCGGTGGACGCGGCATCGGGGCTGAGATCGCTAGGCGGTTCTCGGCGGAAGGCGCGGCGGTGGTCGTCGCCGATATCGACCTCCCGGCCGCGGAGCAGGTGGCGGCGACGTGTTCCCGCGCGATCGCCGTCTCCTGCGACGTTGCGAGCGCCGGGCAGGTGGACGGGATGTTCGCCCGGGCCGAAGAGAGCCTCGGCGGCGTCGATATCCTGATCAACAACGCCTACTGGTCCACCGGCGACACCACGATTTCCGAACTCGACGAAGGCGTCTGGGACCGCACGGTGGACGTCTGCATGAAAGGTCCGTTCCTCTGCACCCGCCGCGCGATCCCGGCCATGAAACGCCGCGGCGGCGGCAGCATCGTCACCATCTCGAGCGTGAACGCGCTCTATGGCGTCGGTGAAACCGCCTACACCGCCGCCAAAGGCGGACTCATCGCGATGATGCGGCTGGTGGCGGCCGAGTACGGGCGGTTCGGAATCCGCAGCAACGTGATTTGCCCGGGTACCATCGCTACCGAGACGTGCATGGAATACTGGAGCCGCTACCCGGAGGGCTTCGCAACCCTGCGCGACATGTATCCGCTGGGGAGGATCGGCCAGCCGGGCGACGTCGCCGCGTACGCGCTGTTTCTCGCCTCGGCGGAGTCGGCGTTCGTCACCGGATCGGTTGCGGTGGTGGACG